CGGTTCCGTAATATTCGAATCTTTTTTCTTAAAGTCGGTCTGAATGTGATGATACGCGGCAGAATCACGACTTTTGCCAACGGCTGACTCAGACACAAAAAAGGTTAGAACCTTCGCCACGAAGCTAATAAAAGCTGTAATAAAAAGTTCTTTCGTTCCCGTTTATCTTAAATAAACAAAGAAATTAAATATACTTTCAAAGacacagaaagaaaaaaaatctgccGCCTATATAACCAGAGGAGCAAATTCATAAGAGAAGATCAGagaaagaaaaatggagaaacaCGAGAATAAGTCAGATTTTAACAATTTACCAGAAGGATGTATTTCTAGTATCTTATCTTTAACATCTCCAAGAGATGCTTGTAGATCTTGTTTAGTTTCATCTGTTTTCAAATCTGCAGCTGAATCTGATGCTCTTTGGGATGAATTTTTACCATCTGATTATAAAGAAATTATAGCTAGAGCTTCTCCACCACCGTCGTCATCACCGTCACCATCATCGTCATCACCGTCTCCGTCACCTGCTGCTGATTCTACTTCTACGGCTACTTCTTCCGGGATTAGTTTCTCTTCTAAGAAAGAATTGTATTACCGGCTTTGTAATGAACCTCTTCTCATCGACGGTGGTCGTAAGGTAAAATTACGTACTCAATTTAGTGCCATTTTGGAGATTTGTTAATTTGAATTTATATGATCGTCTTCTGGTAGGATTCTTGCTGAAATCTTATTTTGATTACACGGATATCCTTGTCAAACTTCTTGATGTTTGATAATGCAATTGTGATTTTTACAGAATCTGATTTAAGCTGGAATGTTTTATTGTTAATTAAGGCATTGTTTTACATTTTCTAATGCGATCTGATCAGACTCTTCTATTATATTATTAGAATTTAGATTCACGAGTGGCATCCTGATATAAAAAGAGGTTGAACATGTGCCAAACATTCTCTTCATTGTATTTTTAACTGAATGAAATATGGCCACCTACAAGTAGCTTAAGCTTTTTGTAGTGCACTTTGGAGGTTGTGTTGACTGCTTCTTAAAGGATTAGGATTAGAAATTTAGGTATAGAATTGATGGAACACTGATTGATTTGTAGGCATTTGATCATCTGTCGTGGGAGTGCACTTGATCTTTTTTAAGGTTTTGCAGCGCAATATTGACTGCAGTTGGCTAAATTCTTTTACTGCTATCTTGATGTTGGCTCTAATTTAATTAGTTTAACTTCAACAACCTGTCAATTCAAGATCTGATCCACAATGAATACTTGAAATTACCTTGTCTTATGTACAGAAATCTCTGCAAACTCCAAACTAAGAAGTTGGTCATGTTATTCTGAGCTTCAACTTGCTCTAACTCAAGATTCTTGTTTATTCTAGAGCTTTGCACTGGAGAAATCGAGTGGGAAGaaatgtttcatgcttggtgcgAAGGAGCTCTCTATTATATGGGGAGGCACACCCAAGTACTGGAGGTGGACAGAATTCCCTGGATCCAGGTATACACGGTTTCACATTCTCCCTAGTTATTACTTAATTTACAAAGTGGTCTTACTTTTGTTCCCATTTTGCAGGTTTGCCGAGGTGGCTGAACTGCTGTCCGTATGTTGGCTCGAATTCAGTGGGAAGCTTCAAACACGATTATTGTCCCGTAAGACCTTGTATGGAGCCTACCTGGTACTGAAGTTTGTGGAAGGTGCATATGGATTTGATCACCCACCTGCAGAGGCTGAAGTAAAAGTCATTGGAGGAGCTGGTAACAGCAGCAGTGGGGCTAGTGGAGAGAGACCCGTCTACTTGGATCCTGATGGTAGTCGTAGGCGTCAATTGCAGGTTGCACCACATCGTATTGGGCTTATCAGGCGCAGGTTTGGTCACATATTGAGGCCGGCTCCATCCATGTCAAGATGGGAGGGACAGTTCCCACAGGAGAGAAATGATGGATGGATGGAGATTGAGATGGGTCATTTCTACAATGATGGCGGGGAAGACAGCGAAAGCGCCGAGTTACAGATGTCTCTGAGAGAGATTAAGGGTGGTCACTGGAAGTCTGGCCTTATCATCCAAGGTATCGAAATTAGGCCCAAAGCTGCTAACTAAACTAAAATTACTGCGAGAAACCCGTTTCCTCTACTTTTCCCCTCCATCCACAAATGTAACCAAAACGAATTGATTTGAAATTGTTGTGTCAGTATGTAAGCAGCTTGAGTGGATCATCTGGCCCTATGATTGAGCGGCTCAGATCAGGGCCATCTTATGGACCAGGCCAGCTAGGCTATTGCCTAGAGCCTCACATTGTTAGGGCccaaattttaatttttcttaCAACATGATTATTTTGTGCTCTTACAGTGGTTGATAGTGCATACTTCTAGCTGTAATTGAATGCCGTTTGTTTTGTAAGTACAGCGTACTGCTTTCAATCGCATTTAGCCATCTACTTTTGTACACTTTATGACATGAGAGAATGAATTGTATTAAACAAATTTTCTCAAAATGATTTAGATATTCTCTCATGAGAATGTACTGTATTAAacagttctttccataatctttcCAAAATAATTTAGATACCCTCTCTTTCAGTAAgttcatcaaaatttgatgaatatCATTACCATTAGATCTTTGTTGACTTCTGCCTGCTGCTTGATTTGCGAATGCATCCGTTGACTGGTTAGCCTCTCTATAAATGTGGTTTGTACGGTGCAGAGTAGATTGCAGCTGTGCTCTGATTTTATTATCATATCTCGCAGATACGATGGTGTTTCGATACGGATTATGGTGAAATGACGAGGTTTTGTGAGTTTGACTCTAAGTAAATTTTTGTCCCTTATCGTTTGTTGCTATTCTTTTGTGAATTTGACTCTAAGTAAATTTTTGTCCCTTATCGTTTGTTGCTATTCTGATCGTTATAAACAGACCCATGTCTGTCACTAAAATCAAGGTTATTCCTTGTGGTGGTGCTATTGATACGGTCGTGGTAGTTGAGGAATTCTTCCAGAAACTCTCGGTATAAGTTCGATGTTAAAACTAATTGGAAAAGTATATCACCACACAAATCATCGAACTGGAAAAGACCAAAATATCAAGTATCAACTCTTTGAAATCAAGATCCTTGTTAGACCACTGCTTGGTTGAGCCACAActattggtatgtcaagcttgttgtcaatgttagatgactaAAATTGTAtgttgatttatagtctattaaagtcagtctcagactaggattagagtatgatAGTTGCGTAC
This genomic stretch from Papaver somniferum cultivar HN1 chromosome 5, ASM357369v1, whole genome shotgun sequence harbors:
- the LOC113283057 gene encoding F-box protein PP2-B10-like; this translates as MEKHENKSDFNNLPEGCISSILSLTSPRDACRSCLVSSVFKSAAESDALWDEFLPSDYKEIIARASPPPSSSPSPSSSSPSPSPAADSTSTATSSGISFSSKKELYYRLCNEPLLIDGGRKSFALEKSSGKKCFMLGAKELSIIWGGTPKYWRWTEFPGSRFAEVAELLSVCWLEFSGKLQTRLLSRKTLYGAYLVLKFVEGAYGFDHPPAEAEVKVIGGAGNSSSGASGERPVYLDPDGSRRRQLQVAPHRIGLIRRRFGHILRPAPSMSRWEGQFPQERNDGWMEIEMGHFYNDGGEDSESAELQMSLREIKGGHWKSGLIIQGIEIRPKAAN